The Bacteroidales bacterium genome includes a window with the following:
- a CDS encoding Na(+)-translocating NADH-quinone reductase subunit A, translated as MSEVIKIKKGLTIKLQGEADRKLSELGSLKYALKPTDFIGVFPKLNVKEGDKVKAGSPVFYDKYRENIQFTSPVSGIITGIKRGAKRVLLEIRIEADEKNEYVDFGAANPVSLDREAIVEKLLQSGLWSSIRQRPYSTIADPTVSPKAIFISGFDNGPLAIDYDFVLQGKGEAFQTGLDALIKLSKGKVHLNLNAKDTKTEVLLNAKNVNINLIEGKYPASMIGAQIAAIDPINKGEVVWMVNAQDVVTIGNLFLKGKYIPEKLFAVAGSEILKPHYYKAKVGVSIKDMITNNITEGNLRFISGNPLTGTQIESGGYLSFYDNQLSVIPEGDYYQFIGWITPNLNKFSYFRSLFSWLMPKKEYRLDTNLNGGVRAFVMTGQFEKVFPFDIYPMQLIKAIMSQNIDLMENLGIYEVAAEDFALIEFISTSKIEIQSIVAEGLEFLRKEMS; from the coding sequence ATGTCAGAAGTAATTAAAATTAAAAAAGGTTTGACGATAAAACTTCAGGGAGAAGCTGATAGAAAGCTTAGTGAACTTGGCTCTTTGAAGTATGCATTAAAACCTACCGATTTTATTGGCGTATTTCCAAAATTGAACGTGAAAGAAGGCGATAAAGTTAAAGCTGGAAGTCCGGTATTTTATGATAAATATCGTGAAAATATTCAGTTTACATCGCCTGTGAGCGGTATAATTACAGGAATTAAGCGTGGAGCTAAACGTGTATTGTTAGAAATACGAATTGAGGCAGACGAGAAGAATGAATATGTAGATTTCGGAGCTGCTAATCCGGTAAGTTTAGATCGCGAAGCCATAGTGGAAAAATTATTACAAAGTGGTTTATGGTCTAGCATTCGTCAACGTCCTTATTCAACAATTGCCGATCCAACAGTAAGTCCAAAAGCCATTTTTATTTCGGGCTTCGATAATGGACCATTGGCAATAGACTACGACTTTGTTTTGCAAGGAAAAGGAGAGGCATTTCAAACAGGTTTGGACGCATTGATAAAATTAAGCAAGGGGAAAGTACATCTGAACTTAAATGCTAAAGACACTAAAACGGAGGTCTTATTAAATGCAAAAAATGTTAACATTAATCTGATTGAAGGTAAATATCCGGCAAGTATGATTGGTGCTCAAATAGCAGCTATTGATCCTATTAATAAGGGCGAAGTAGTGTGGATGGTTAATGCTCAGGATGTTGTAACTATTGGAAACTTATTTTTAAAAGGTAAATATATTCCTGAAAAGCTTTTTGCAGTTGCCGGTTCGGAAATTTTAAAGCCTCATTATTATAAAGCTAAAGTTGGGGTTTCTATTAAAGATATGATTACCAATAATATTACCGAAGGGAATTTACGCTTTATCAGTGGAAACCCTCTTACCGGTACACAGATTGAATCCGGTGGATATCTTAGTTTTTACGATAATCAGTTAAGTGTTATTCCGGAAGGAGATTATTATCAGTTTATAGGTTGGATAACGCCTAATCTAAATAAGTTTAGTTACTTCCGTTCTTTATTTTCTTGGCTGATGCCTAAAAAAGAATATCGTTTAGACACTAATCTTAACGGTGGTGTTAGAGCTTTTGTAATGACAGGTCAGTTTGAGAAAGTATTTCCTTTTGATATTTATCCTATGCAGTTGATAAAAGCTATTATGAGTCAGAATATTGATTTGATGGAGAATTTAGGGATTTATGAGGTAGCTGCCGAAGACTTTGCTTTGATAGAATTTATCAGCACATCGAAAATTGAAATTCAGTCGATAGTGGCAGAAGGTCTTGAGTTTTTAAGAAAAGAAATGAGTTAA
- a CDS encoding NADH:ubiquinone reductase (Na(+)-transporting) subunit B translates to MKALRKYLDKIKPNVEKGGRFHYMLSTFEAFETFLFVPNTVTKKGSHIRDAIDLKRTMFMVVIALVPAFLFGTWNVGYQHNLSIGVDADILTNFMYGIWWVLPLVIVSYVVGLGTEFVFAQMRGHEVNEGYLVSGFLIPLIVPVTTPLWMVALATIFAVIIGKEVFGGTGMNIMNPALLARAFLFFAYPSQMSGDKVWISEKADAFSGATPLGHLMTATDSVDLPSVSDAFFGFLPGSVGETSTFAILIGAVILLWTGIASWRVMFSVFVGGFVMGFLFNQVGANVYMNDVPAYYHLILGGFAFGAVFMATDPVTAAQTNKGKYIYGFLIGVMAVLIRVLNPAYPEGMMLSILLLNVFAPLIDHYVVQGNIKRRNKRAKQIAV, encoded by the coding sequence ATGAAAGCTTTACGAAAATATTTAGATAAAATTAAGCCAAATGTTGAGAAAGGAGGAAGGTTCCATTATATGCTTTCAACTTTTGAAGCATTTGAAACTTTCTTATTTGTTCCAAATACGGTAACAAAAAAAGGAAGTCATATACGTGATGCAATAGATCTTAAAAGAACCATGTTTATGGTTGTTATAGCATTAGTACCGGCTTTCCTTTTTGGAACATGGAATGTTGGATATCAACATAATTTATCAATAGGGGTTGATGCAGATATACTAACGAACTTTATGTATGGTATTTGGTGGGTACTCCCATTGGTTATTGTATCATATGTTGTAGGATTAGGAACTGAATTTGTGTTTGCTCAAATGCGTGGGCACGAAGTGAATGAGGGTTATCTTGTTTCAGGTTTCTTAATTCCACTTATTGTTCCTGTAACCACTCCTTTATGGATGGTTGCTTTAGCTACAATCTTTGCTGTAATTATTGGTAAAGAAGTATTTGGAGGAACGGGAATGAATATTATGAATCCTGCATTATTGGCAAGAGCATTTCTTTTCTTTGCGTATCCTTCTCAAATGTCGGGCGATAAAGTGTGGATATCCGAAAAAGCTGATGCTTTTTCCGGTGCAACTCCTTTAGGACATCTAATGACTGCAACAGATAGTGTTGACTTACCTTCTGTATCTGATGCTTTTTTTGGTTTTTTACCCGGTTCGGTGGGTGAAACGTCAACCTTTGCAATTTTAATAGGTGCCGTTATTTTATTATGGACAGGAATAGCCAGTTGGCGCGTTATGTTTAGTGTGTTTGTTGGTGGTTTTGTTATGGGATTTTTATTTAACCAAGTTGGTGCTAATGTGTATATGAATGATGTTCCTGCATATTACCATTTAATTTTAGGAGGATTTGCTTTTGGAGCTGTGTTTATGGCTACAGATCCTGTTACAGCTGCACAAACTAATAAGGGTAAATATATTTATGGTTTTCTTATAGGTGTTATGGCAGTTCTTATTCGGGTATTAAATCCTGCTTATCCCGAAGGAATGATGTTGTCTATATTACTTTTAAATGTGTTTGCTCCATTAATAGACCATTATGTAGTACAAGGAAATATAAAACGTAGAAATAAACGTGCAAAACAAATTGCTGTCTAA